Part of the Leptodactylus fuscus isolate aLepFus1 chromosome 6, aLepFus1.hap2, whole genome shotgun sequence genome, ataaaaacacaagcaGATATTTTTGAAAGTTTTAATTTACAGCAGGGACACCTAAAGGGgtaaaatttcaattttttttcccagattttATACCTAAAttggaaagggggggagggggacgcTAAAATCTTTAACAAGACCCAATGTATTAAGTTGTTTataggaaacattttttttcttaaccaCACAGAAGTAACACACAAAAGACCCCCATAGATAGACAATGAACGCCAAACTATATACTGAAACGTGTGCAGGTTTTATGTATGCACAACATAACATGTCTGTATCCGCATTGACAGATCACCTGAACAATGGGTAGAAGTAATAGATAGTGATGTGACGTAAACACTGTAAAATGGCTTATTATGGGGCAGGGCAAAGCTGACTCTTCACCCTGTATAAAATACTATATGATGGTCTCCTGTTTGGTCCCTACTCCAAAATAACTATTCCCAAGCACCTGAATATTCACTGCTAGCCAGACCTCCCCCATCCCTATTATTATGAGCCAATACCTCATACAATAAGCAACTTCTGTACATATAGGTCTGTGTCCCGTAACCattaccggaaaaaaaaaaaatctctgcaatGTACAGCCTTGCCAAGCAGGTTAACCAACCCCCCGCCGCCCCCCCTTCATTTGGCTGGCTCATCCAAAACCTCGAACTGGCAACTAACTTTGTGCAAATCCAAAGACTGCAACCGTAGGATACAGCACATGAAATTGGGAAGGTTTATACAATTAAAATGGACGTAATCCTTCATGAGCAGCAAGTAtgactattatatttatatatatttatatatatgtatacatagactggagggcaaaaaaaaaaaaaaataccatttcCCCCTACCCTCCCTTGGAACCTACTTGACAACAGGGTGTAAGACGGCGCCACTGGACATAAAGTGATGACAtttctttgactttttttttttttcttaaaagagGTAAACCAGAAACACTTATCCAGAGGtttaaaaatgtgttttgtttttctttttttttgtctttaaaatgacattttacagtaCGATGTTAAAGAATTAGGTGACTGTTATTTAATCAATAATGATCTTTGCTAATGAATCATTCTGTACAATTGATCTGATCCTAGAAGCAAAAATGTTAGAGTTGagcggggagggggagggaggaacttAAAGGTAGGACCTGtgaaatgtactttttttttttttctcgctctCGTTATGAATAAATTTAAATTTCTTTGATATGGCTAAACCATCGACAGTATGATTTGTGTAAATTTTGTTTCTCGTTTCCTTTAAAGCATGCGACGTCTACAAGGCCACTTTCCCTATGATTACACCGATAATGAAAACCAAGACTGCCAGGGCGAGTATCCGGGGGTTTAAGCCTTCATCTTTTACAAGGCTAGAGGATGAAGAGACGGGGTTACTGGAGGCTTGGAGTTTTCGCATCCTCAACCCATCTTCCtcctgttaaaaataaaaaaagaattgtGTCAGTGCACAGCCTAGTGGCCAATGATGGAATTACAGCACAATAAATTGTTACAAAGATATCAACTTGCAGTTTTGGACGAAATATGGGAAAAGCATATTTTACACAAATAATAAAATGAACCAATagtaagcctttttttttttttttttaacaggactaTGAAAAGAACAAAGGATTACACATTAATAAGTCATAAATAAGTCATAAATGTGTGAATGGTTACAGTCCGACCGCCAGCCCCTACAGAGATCAATTGGTCCGGGGTGCGCCTGGACTATATACAATGCATAGAGCTTGAAGCAGATGGCTTTACTGCATCTCTATTCCCATTGATATCACTGACCAGATATtcccatttaaaaaaattaattgacCAAAACCTGACAACCCTCATGTATAAATTAGATATAGACAAAAAGTAATGCCAGATGAAAGTGAAAAGTTATAGGCATTATAACTGCCTGTAACAGAGATATCTGAGGTCAAAGGGCCTAAACCCCTTTGCTCTAGTAATGTGTTAATACTTCTGTTCTGTGCTCTGTCCAATTAGCCTGAAAATTCCACAGGACACGCCATAAAAGTGAACAGGGGTCTGGAAGAGGTCTTGAAGGCTCAATGTGAACAGAGCAGTGTGGCCAATGTTCTATTCACCTGTATGGGACATTTGCACTCAAGAGTCTCTCACAAAGAGCACTCAATGGAAGTTGTGGTCCATCCCAGTGGTCAGACTTCCAGCAAGAGAACATGAAGAAAATGCCTTTAAGGGTCTTTTTCTGCCAATTCTGAAAAATTACAGAGGCTAAGCCATACGCCACCAAAGTATTTGATAAGACAACCAAGTTAAACTTCTGCATCTGGTGGTTCCATCATTGAAATCAGAATAAATAATTCTAGACTAAGTGTAGATAATGATTTAGATCCACAGATGTCCCCAAGGCAAAACTGAATATCTAAAAACAGGAAGTTTTCCTACTGAAACATTGTAACAAAAAGAGCTGTATACTTCAGGCTGCAACTTCAAGGAATATGGAAGTGAAAATATTTTGGTTTTACATCTTTACCTTGAGCTGTTTGTAGTCCTCCCGTAGTCTCTGGAGTTCCAATTGCAGCCGCTTGTTATCTTCTAACACCTTCTTATGCTCGGAGTCGTCCAGACTGGAACTTATGGATTTGAACATAGAGGTGGATTCTGTCTTTGTTACGCTGCTAGAGAGGACCTTGTTTGCTTCACCTTCATGCTGAAATGCAACAGAAAAAGAAATTAATCAACAATCAGCCTCTCATGGGCACTGCAGGAACACTGCGTAGTCAGATACCGCTAAAATAAAATGCAGTGGTTGTGCAATGACTTTTTGGAAAAGCCAAGGCAAAAATCAGGACATGTCCAAAGCTGTAAATGTTCAGGCTGGAAACACAAGTTATAAGTGTCTAAAATGTACTTAAACGTAGCATCTTGAAGAAGCCAATAAAATGGTTTCTCTCATATTCTAGGAAAGTATGGACAACCAGCACCCCAAAATATGGTCTAATTTTTGGCCCAGTGAACCAAACAGTTGCCTCTATATGTGAAAAGTAATgcgaggtgttttttttttctgcaacactaAGTGAAATGACTTCCAAGATCTTTAAGAAAATACTTACGGGTTTGTCATTCTCAGAAGGTAGCTCAAACAGGCACCGCAGTTTTGAGTCCATCAATTCCTCCGGCTTAGCTTCTTTCcactgggaaaaaaaatatatatatatataaaaaaatttttttcaaaaagatgcatttctatatataaacatatatacattCATTAAAACTGATATAAACATAACCACACCAAATGACCCATAACGGGACACAGGGGATCTGTTACAATAACACTAGATTGCCTGCATACAATGAGATTTATCAAAGTTGGTTCTGATGccatagtagaagcattatgtaCTTACAACAGCTTCCATGTCAGAGGTGTCAGGCGGTGCATAAATGGACTGGACCATGAACTTATGTTTGCTTTTCTCATTAGGATCATAGTCAAACGGTTGAAGCATAACTGAAAATAAATTGAGTGAAAAAAGTTAACATGTATACATTAAAAGGggacctttcccacctccccaaACTCCAGCTCTTCACATAATTTATAAAGCATTGTTCCACTTCCTCTGGCACCCATGatattttaatttttccattaccAAAGTTGCATGAGGACTTGTTTGTTTCTGCCAAGTATGTCAAGGGCAAGTAGGATTTTAAATACCCTTTTAGTGCATTTATTTTTAAGACAGATGAACAAAGtaaatttagacttttttttttttttcttttacaaggtGCACCAGTTGTTGTGATGTACCAGGTTTTTTTTCCTTGACATTAATAAAAGGTTTTTGTATGTGATGTACATTTTGTTGGAAACTGCTACTTGTTagatagcactgtagccttgcagcgctggagtcctgggctcaaatccagCCAATAACAACATCtgcatgaagtttgtatgttcccctctTGTTTGTGGGGGTTtttctcccacacgccaaagacatactgatatccTATACGGGACAGCATTGACAATATCAGTAAATATAATGCCGCCatacaagcaaaataaattaataaatacgtAAACACTCAGGTTTTGAGAAAATACAGCCtgcacctttaaagaggacctttcatcagatcgggcacatgcagttttatatcggctttcccgatctgtgcccggtgtaaagcgctatcggtcccagtaccgtagggctttacagtcagaagggcgtttttgacacttagccagggatgcccttctgcccagcagcgcctatcgcgctgtagagtgtgagcggggaggaacgccccctcccctcctgataatactcgtctatggacgagcactgtgagcagagggagggggcgttcctccccgctcacacagtacagcgcgataggcgctgctgggcagaagggcgtccctggctaactgtcagaaacacccttctgactgtaaagcactacggtaccgggaccgatagcgctttacaccgggcacagatcgggaaagccgatataaaactgcatgatcccgatctgatgaaaggtcctctttaagaaatattGCATACACATCCTCTGTGTCGGCGCCATCATTCCGCAACATACTATTACAGCACAGGGTTAGAAGGAGATAATACATACaatgtaagggtgcgttcacacggcgtagcgcaccgctcctttagacatgtatacatgtgtctgactgcggcgcttcaaaacagagcccattgatttcaacgggtgcAGATATACGCGCGCTgccaattgaaatcaatcggaggcttttctacctactgatttcaatgggcagTGCGCaaatatcggcacccattgaaatcaatgggctctgttttgaagtgccgtgctcggacacgtgtatacgtgtctaaaggagcggcacgCTACGccttgtgaaggcaccctaatacTGATACACCACCAGAGTGCTGATCTGAGGGGGGTTTTTTGTAATCTTAATATAGAAATGAAGCAGGTCAGGAGGGGTACTAAGTCTCCTTATGGAAACAACACCAATACCAGTTAGGGCTGAGCAATAAACCAAATTCATTCAGTTTACA contains:
- the VAPB gene encoding vesicle-associated membrane protein-associated protein B/C, which produces MAKSEQVLVLEPQHELKFKGPFTDVVTTNLKLSNPTEKNVCFKVKTTAPRRYCVRPNSGVIDAGSSINVSVMLQPFDYDPNEKSKHKFMVQSIYAPPDTSDMEAVWKEAKPEELMDSKLRCLFELPSENDKPHEGEANKVLSSSVTKTESTSMFKSISSSLDDSEHKKVLEDNKRLQLELQRLREDYKQLKEEDGLRMRKLQASSNPVSSSSSLVKDEGLNPRILALAVLVFIIGVIIGKVAL